In Dromiciops gliroides isolate mDroGli1 chromosome 5, mDroGli1.pri, whole genome shotgun sequence, the following are encoded in one genomic region:
- the LOC122729253 gene encoding acylglycerol kinase, mitochondrial-like, which translates to MTQLVKTFRNHWKKTTFGACLLTWGGHWLYGKHCDNLLRRAACQEAQIFGNQLIPSNAQVKKATVFLNPAACKGKARNLFEKNAAPILHLSGMDVTVVKTDYEGQVKKLLELMENTDMIIVAGRDGTLQEVVTGLLRRVDEVTFSKIPIGFIPLGQTCSLSHTLFPESGNKVQHITDAMLAIVKGETIPLDVLQIKGEKEQPVFALSGLRWGSYRDAEVKVSKYWHLGPLKTKAAHFFSTLKEWPQIHQASISYMGPTERPPSEPEEKPPRPALYKRIFQRLASYWTRSQDANSQKVEPEVWKEVQLSTLELSITTRNSQPDLMGTEDFMNIEPDTVSKSDFISIGSQKMRDPHVCPEGSESLQASRCTLLLPEGAGGSFSIDIKEYEAMRVEVTLLPKKLQFFCDPRQREKMLQVPVQ; encoded by the coding sequence GCCTGTCAAGAAGCCCAGATATTTGGAAATCAACTCATTCCTTCCAATGCACAAGTGAAGAAGGCAACTGTCTTTCTCAACCCTGCAGCTTGCAAAGGAAAAGCCAGAAATCTTTTTGAAAAGAATGCTGCCCCAATTTTACACTTATCTGGTATGGATGTGACTGTAGTCAAGACAGATTATGAAGGACAAGTCAAGAAGCTGCTAGAATTAATGGAAAACACAGACATGATCATTGTCGCAGGCAGAGATGGAACCCTGCAGGAGGTTGTTACTGGACTTCTTCGAAGAGTAGATGAGGTTACCTTCAGTAAGATTCCCATCGGATTTATCCCATTGGGACAGACCTGCAGTTTGAGCCATACACTCTTCCCTGAAAGTGGAAACAAAGTCCAGCACATTACAGATGCCATGCTGGCCATTGTGAAAGGAGAAACTATTCCACTTGATGTGCTGCAgatcaagggagaaaaggaacagCCTGTGTTTGCattatctggcctcagatgggGATCCTACAGAGATGCAGAAGTCAAAGTTAGCAAGTATTGGCATCTTGGACCATTAAAAACCAAAGCTGCTCACTTTTTTAGTACTCTTAAGGAGTGGCCTCAGATACATCAGGCTTCCATCTCGTACATGGGACCCACTGAGAGGCCGCCCAGTGAACCAGAAGAGAAGCCTCCCAGGCCTGCTTTATACAAGAGGATATTCCAAAGACTTGCCTCATACTGGACACGTTCGCAGGATGCCAACTCTCAGAAGGTAGAGCCAGAGGTCTGGAAAGAAGTGCAGCTGTCCACCCTTGAATTATCCATCACAACACGGAACAGTCAACCTGACCTGATGGGCACAGAAGATTTCATGAACATTGAACCAGATACTGTCAGTAAAAGTGACTTTATAAGTATAGGAAGTCAGAAGATGAGAGACCCTCACGTGTGTCCTGAAGGCTCTGAGTCCCTCCAAGCCAGCCGGTGTACGTTGCTTCTTCCTGAGGGAGCAGGTGGGTCCTTCAGCATTGACATCAAGGAGTATGAAGCCATGCGTGTGGAGGTGACGCTGCTGCCCAAGAAACTCCAGTTCTTCTGTGACCCACGACAGAGGGAGAAGATGCTCCAGGTGCCTGTGCAGTGA